A stretch of the Aegilops tauschii subsp. strangulata cultivar AL8/78 chromosome 4, Aet v6.0, whole genome shotgun sequence genome encodes the following:
- the LOC120963381 gene encoding protein FAR1-RELATED SEQUENCE 5-like gives MYLPSTSYTGPSTTINSRAGTSTAGSSERTEDAFHQPANTHATKNAESVSEMAIVPAIPTSTHVHTSTSNTQADETAADTEVNDETGDEAQGDEDGGQSEIMVSQPPYLGQRFDSFADAKEFYQTYAKFHGFAVNTEYHRKIKKTNEYSRGEMRCYKARRNKKGKGDAPVVPERKRGIIVKTECPVRCKLNVDGAQWVVTEYFDEHNHELIKKFDLVKFLTAHRGFTPLEKKFIKLLHDCNVGPSRMVQILSLIHSKNGSLSSMPYLPADVTNLKAKYRRESKLADIEATIAYFDEKAKEDQNFFYRIRLDDEDRVRNMYWVDGAARRAYKHFRDCISFDATYLTNMYKMPCAPFIGINNHNQSLKFGCGLVRNEDTDGYVWLFKTFLECMGGLAPMNIITDQDFSMSAGIEVFSLAVHRHCRWHIIKKAEETLGPFFADRPDLHKAFELCVDHSLTVEEFERSWMAMIETYQVQDHETLASLWEKRMYWVPAYFMQCFFPFLQTTQRIEGFNAILKRYVSPGNSLLQFAKQYTALQQKILGSELQQEANTALKQPKLLTYLPMGRQMSKIYTNMIFNKFQEEIKRASMYTAFQVGEHTFKVCSIMGMSDSEPEDPDKGRNYFVKASISEGEYYCQCCKFERDGIVCYHILKVMDLNAVTRMPCHFIRRRWTWDADDALVPQTSNAVLAVHDERPESTMEAVRHVVLTKYYAELIDEACKSDETARVAEKHRKALKRELDEIKKRKAEEALHRFLRTSSVPSSTGPSPENSEVGSGIASTQTQVHQNLK, from the exons ATGTACCTGCCATCAACGTCGTACACAG GACCTTCAACTACAATTAACAGCCGCGCGGGGACATCTACTGCGGGGAGCTCTGAGCGCACGGAAGACGCGTTCCACCAGCCAGCCAACACTCATGCCACAAAAAATGCCGAGTCAGTGTCGGAAATGGCAATCGTGCCAGCAATACCGACAAGCACACATGTGCACACCAGCACAAGCAACACTCAAGCAGATGAAACAGCCGCCGATACTGAAGTGAATGATGAAACCGGTGACGAAGCACAAGGGGATGAAGATGGTGGGCAATCAGAAATCATGGTATCCCAGCCACCGTATCTTGGGCAGAGATTTGATTCGTTTGCAGATGCAAAGGAATTCTACCAGACATATGCAAAGTTCCATGGGTTTGCGGTCAACACCGAATACCATagaaaaattaaaaaaactaaCGAGTACAGCAGAGGTGAGATGAGGTGCTACAAGGCACGAAGAAACAAGAAGGGCAAAGGTGATGCACCTGTCGTTCCGGAACGAAAGAGAGGTATCATTGTCAAGACGGAATGCCCTGTCCGGTGTAAGCTGAACGTAGATGGAGCACAGTGGGTGGTCACTGAATATTTTGACGAGCACAACCACGAGCTAATAAAGAAGTTTGACCTGGTAAAATTTCTGACCGCCCACAGAGGATTCACCCCCCTCGAGAAGAAATTCATAAAGCTGCTACATGATTGTAACGTCGGTCCATCAAGAATGGTGCAGATACTCTCCCTCATCCACAGCAAAAACGGGTCTCTGAGTAGCATGCCCTACCTACCAGCAGACGTCACAAACCTAAAGGCAAAGTACCGTAGAGAAAGCAAGTTGGCTGACATAGAAGCCACGATAGCCTACTTCGATGAGAAAGCGAAAGAAGATCAAAATTTCTTCTACAGGATAAGATTGGACGATGAGGACCGTGTCAGGAACATGTATTGGGTGGATGGTGCTGCAAGAAGAGCCTACAAACATTTCCGAGACTGCATTTCTTTCGACGCGACATATCTCACTAATATGTACAAGATGCCATGCGCTCCATTCATAGGAATAAATAACCACAATCAGTCATTGAAGTTCGGATGTGGGCTCGTTCGGAACGAAGACACGGATGGGTACGTTTGGCTGTTCAAGACCTTCTTGGAGTGCATGGGTGGACTTGCTCCGATGAACATAATAACAGACCAGGATTTTAGCATGAGTGCAGGCATAGAGGTCTTTTCGTTGGCAGTGCACAGGCACTGCAGGTGGCACATTATAAAGAAGGCTGAGGAGACACTAGGACCGTTCTTTGCTGACCGTCCAGACCTGCACAAGGCATTCGAGCTGTGCGTGGACCACAGCTTGACAGTGGAGGAGTTTGAAAGGAGCTGGATGGCTATGATTGAAACATATCAAGTCCAAGACCACGAGACGCTTGCTAGCTTGTGGGAGAAGCGAATGTACTGGGTGCCGGCCTACTTCATGCAGTGCTTCTTCCCGTTTCTGCAGACTACACAACGCATTGAGGGGTTCAATGCTATTTTGAAGCGGTACGTGAGCCCTGGCAACTCATTACTACAGTTTGCCAAGCAGTACACCGCTTTGCAACAAAAAATATTGGGATCCGAGCTACAGCAAGAAGCAAACACCGCGCTCAAGCAGCCAAAATTGCTAACATATTTACCAATGGGGAGGCAGATGAGCAAGATATACACCAACATGATTTTTAACAA ATTCCAGGAAGAAATAAAGCGTGCCAGCATGTACACGGCTTTCCAGGTGGGCGAACATACGTTCAAGGTGTGTTCTATCATGGGCATGTCGGATTCAGAACCTGAAGACCCAGACAAGGGAAGGAACTACTTTGTGAAGGCATCGATAAGCGAAGGCGAATACTACTGCCAATGCTGCAAATTCGAACGGGACGGGATTGTGTGCTATCACATTCTAAAAGTAATGGACTTGAACGCGGTGACACGAATGCCCTGCCATTTCATAAGGCGGCGATGGACTTGGGACGCTGACGACGCATTGGTGCCGCAAACATCAAACGCAGTTTTGGCCGTGCATGACGAGAGACCAGAGTCAACCATGGAAGCCGTGAGGCACGTTGTGTTGACAAAGTACTATGCTGAACTAATTGATGAAGCGTGCAAGAGTGATGAGACAGCAAGGGTCGCAGAAAAACACAGGAAGGCCCTCAAAAGAGAGCTTGATGAGATCAAGAAGAGGAAAGCTGAGGAAGCCTTACACAGGTTCCTCCGCACATCAAGTGTGCCTTCGTCCACAGGGCCATCACCTGAAAACTCGGAGGTAGGATCTGGAATAGCAAGCACACAAACACAG GTGCATCAGAATCTGAAGTAA
- the LOC109776800 gene encoding probable serine/threonine-protein kinase At1g54610, with translation MGCVHGRPSAVPTPDRPPPEPKPEQAPPQEGDKGDQPAPVPAPAEKPARKERRSRSSRSVAEARLGGSFANRARGEQVAAGWPAWLSAVAGEAIDGWTPRRADSFEKIDKIGQGTYSNVYKARDTVSGKIVALKKVRFDNLEPESVRFMAREILILRRLDHPSVIKIDGLVTSRMSCSLYLVFEYMEHDLAGLVASPDIKFTEPQVKCYMNQLLSGLEHCHDRGVLHRDIKGSNLLLDNNGMLKIADFGLASFFDPSRKQPMTSRVVTLWYRPPELLLGATDYGVGVDLWSAGCILAELLAGRPIMPGRTEVEQLHKIFKLCGSPTEEYWKKSKLPHATIFKPQQPYKRRITDTFKDFPQSALRLIETLLAIDPADRLTASSALRSDFFTTEPYACEPSSLPKYPPSKEMDAKRRDEEARRSRAAGGRPNGDGASKARTRDRPRGAAAPEANAELQVNIDKRRIASHANAKSKSEKFPPPHQDGAVGFPLGSSNQMDPLYEPPDPTSFSTVFSHEKSSVPTWSGPLVNSSAVGNQKRKHKSSRSSKQPSTARAR, from the exons ATGGGCTGCGTCCACGGCCGCCCCTCCGCCGTTCCTACTCCCGACCGCCCGCCTCCCGAGCCGAAGCCCGAGCAGGCGCCGCCGCAAGAGGGCGACAAGGGCGACCAGCCTGCCCCAGTCCCGGCCCCGGCCGAGAAGCCCGCCAGGAAGGAGAGGCGGTCCCGGTCGTCGCGCTCGGTGGCCGAGGCCCGTCTCGGCGGCAGCTTTGCCAACAGGGCACGCGGGGAGCAGGTCGCCGCCGGCTGGCCCGCCTGGCTCTCCGCCGTCGCGGGCGAGGCCATCGACGGCTGGACCCCGCGTCGCGCCGACTCTTTCGAGAAGATCGACAAG ATCGGGCAGGGCACGTACAGCAATGTGTACAAGGCGCGGGATACCGTGAGCGGCAAGATCGTGGCGCTCAAGAAGGTGCGCTTCGACAACCTCGAGCCCGAGAGCGTTCGCTTCATGGCCCGCGAGATCCTCATCCTCCGCCGCCTCGACCACCCCAGCGTCATCAAGATCGATGGCCTCGTCACCTCTCGCATGTCCTGCAGCCTCTACCTCGTCTTCGAGTACATGGAGCACGACCTCGCCGGGCTGGTCGCCAGCCCGGATATTAAGTTCACCGAGCCACAG GTTAAGTGCTATATGAACCAGCTGTTGTCGGGGCTGGAGCACTGCCATGACCGCGGGGTGCTGCACCGTGATATTAAGGGGTCGAATCTGCTTTTGGATAACAATGGCATGTTGAAGATTGCAGATTTTGGTCTGGCGTCATTCTTTGATCCGAGCCGTAAGCAACCGATGACAAGCAGGGTTGTGACACTATGGTACCGCCCACCAGAGTTGCTTTTGGGCGCGACCGATTATGGGGTGGGCGTGGACCTATGGAGCGCGGGATGTATACTCGCCGAGTTGTTGGCTGGGAGGCCTATTATGCCAGGCCGAACCGAG GTGGAACAGCTGCACAAAATTTTTAAGCTGTGTGGCTCCCCCACAGAAGAATATTGGAAAAAGTCGAAGTTGCCTCATGCAACGATATTTAAGCCTCAGCAGCCATACAAAAGACGAATAACGGATACATTCAAAGATTTTCCACAATCCGCACTGCGGTTGATTGAAACACTACTTGCCATTGACCCGGCTGATCGTTTGACAGCGTCCTCTGCATTAAGAAGTGAT TTCTTTACCACTGAACCTTATGCATGCGAACCATCGAGTCTCCCAAAATATCCCCCAAGCAAAGAAATGGATGCAAAGCGAAGAGATGAAGAAGCCAGACG TTCAAGAGCTGCTGGTGGTAGACCTAATGGTGATGGAGCTAGCAAGGCAAGGACACGTGACCGGCCCAGGGGAGCTGCAGCTCCAGAGGCAAATGCCGAGCTTCAAGTAAATATTGAT AAAAGGAGGATAGCAAGTCATGCAAATGCGAAAAGCAAGAGTGAAAAGTTTCCTCCCCCGCATCAGGATGGTGCAGTTGGTTTCCCTTTGGGTTCTTCAAATCAAATGGACCCACTGTATGAACCCCCAGACCCAACTTCCTTCAGCACTGTGTTTTCTCATGAGAAAAGCTCCGTGCCTACTTGGTCTGGACCATTGGTCAATTCTTCCGCAGTTGGGAACCAAAAGCGGAAACACAAGTCCAGCCGCTCATCAAAACAACCGTCCACTGCCCGTGCTCGGTAA